Proteins from one Rosa chinensis cultivar Old Blush chromosome 7, RchiOBHm-V2, whole genome shotgun sequence genomic window:
- the LOC112180068 gene encoding protein FAR1-RELATED SEQUENCE 9 isoform X2 has protein sequence MKRDGGDCWRRWRTKAGGRKMKYLKQGMGRVCSITLSANKMKIKQWQKQLSKFFQVHSIGYALGIFLRMLERELVVTLQILSSRNNSSLHSCSTETEFQPSWDDMISRYNLGGNTWLEKLYSLREKWCPVFSLDTFSAKIRSTQRSESTNNVFHQISTHTMELIKFVHHCEKKIEEMRLAELEDDYRCKNGTPRPQVWSRMLRRAAKVYTIKMFQLFETEFVGCMGVRLKEAFKRDEAHSYEAIEDGKQSVHKIQYNSISFDISCSCKSFESLGILCRHALKVSDINNVTVLPTQYILKRWTREAKKGIVVSNNISGGTSENIKSARLLRLSELMHEGNSVYDIASLSCSGTKIVKELLVKAMKRLEKDKETQDMLENLNKVGNQSNL, from the exons aggaagaaaaatgaaataCTTGAAGCAGGGGATGGGCAGAGTTTGCTCAATCACTTTAAGCGCAAATAAG ATGAAGATAAAGCAATGGCAAAAGCAATTGAGCAAGTTTTTCCAGGTACACAGCATCGGTTATGCACTTGGCATATTTCTAAGAATGCTGGAAAGAGAATTGGTAGTTACCTTGCAAATCCTGAGTTCAAGAAACAATTCAAGCTTACATAGCTGTAGTACTGAAACTGAATTTCAACCTTCATGGGATGATATGATCAGTAGATATAATCTTGGTGGTAATACATGGCTTGAGAAGTTGTATTCGCTCCGGGAGAAATGGTGTCCAGTTTTTAGTTTGGATACCTTTTCAGCAAAAATTAGATCAACTCAAAGGAGTGAAAGTACTAACAATGTGTTccatcaaatctctacacacacaATGGAGCTCATCAAATTTGTGCATCACTGtgagaaaaaaattgaagagaTGCGTTTGGCGGAGTTGGAAGATGACTATCGATGCAAAAATGGTACACCTCGTCCCCAAGTGTGGAGTAGAATGTTAAGGAGAGCAGCTAAAGTGTATACCATTAAAATGTTTCAGCTATTTGAAACAGAGTTTGTTGGCTGTATGGGAGTTAGACTAAAAGAAGCTTTTAAGAGGGATGAAGCACATTCATATGAAGCAATTGAAGATGGTAAACAAAGTGTACACAAGATTCAATATAACTCTATATCCTTCGACATTTCTTGTTCTTGCAAGTCTTTTGAATCACTTGGAATCTTGTGTCGTCATGCTTTGAAGGTGTCTGATATCAATAATGTCACTGTTTTACCCACTCAATATATATTGAAGAGGTGGACTAGAGAAGCAAAGAAAGGGATTGTGGTAAGCAATAACATTTCTGGAGGTACAAGTGAGAATATAAAGTCTGCTAGATTGTTGCGCCTTAGTGAGCTAATGCATGAAGGAAATAGTGTTTATGACATAGCTTCATTGAGTTGCTCAGGGACTAAGATTGTGAAGGAGCTGTTAGTAAAGGCAATGAAGCGTCTTGAGAAAGACAAGGAAACTCAGGAcatgttggaaaatttgaacAAAGTTGGTAATCAGTCCAATCTTTGA
- the LOC112180068 gene encoding protein FAR1-RELATED SEQUENCE 9 isoform X1, whose product MKWVVLRMLGSLKKMFIIFYRGRKMKYLKQGMGRVCSITLSANKMKIKQWQKQLSKFFQVHSIGYALGIFLRMLERELVVTLQILSSRNNSSLHSCSTETEFQPSWDDMISRYNLGGNTWLEKLYSLREKWCPVFSLDTFSAKIRSTQRSESTNNVFHQISTHTMELIKFVHHCEKKIEEMRLAELEDDYRCKNGTPRPQVWSRMLRRAAKVYTIKMFQLFETEFVGCMGVRLKEAFKRDEAHSYEAIEDGKQSVHKIQYNSISFDISCSCKSFESLGILCRHALKVSDINNVTVLPTQYILKRWTREAKKGIVVSNNISGGTSENIKSARLLRLSELMHEGNSVYDIASLSCSGTKIVKELLVKAMKRLEKDKETQDMLENLNKVGNQSNL is encoded by the exons ATGAAATGGGTGGTCCTGAGAATGTTGGGTTCACTAAAAAAGATGTTCATAATTTTTTACAGaggaagaaaaatgaaataCTTGAAGCAGGGGATGGGCAGAGTTTGCTCAATCACTTTAAGCGCAAATAAG ATGAAGATAAAGCAATGGCAAAAGCAATTGAGCAAGTTTTTCCAGGTACACAGCATCGGTTATGCACTTGGCATATTTCTAAGAATGCTGGAAAGAGAATTGGTAGTTACCTTGCAAATCCTGAGTTCAAGAAACAATTCAAGCTTACATAGCTGTAGTACTGAAACTGAATTTCAACCTTCATGGGATGATATGATCAGTAGATATAATCTTGGTGGTAATACATGGCTTGAGAAGTTGTATTCGCTCCGGGAGAAATGGTGTCCAGTTTTTAGTTTGGATACCTTTTCAGCAAAAATTAGATCAACTCAAAGGAGTGAAAGTACTAACAATGTGTTccatcaaatctctacacacacaATGGAGCTCATCAAATTTGTGCATCACTGtgagaaaaaaattgaagagaTGCGTTTGGCGGAGTTGGAAGATGACTATCGATGCAAAAATGGTACACCTCGTCCCCAAGTGTGGAGTAGAATGTTAAGGAGAGCAGCTAAAGTGTATACCATTAAAATGTTTCAGCTATTTGAAACAGAGTTTGTTGGCTGTATGGGAGTTAGACTAAAAGAAGCTTTTAAGAGGGATGAAGCACATTCATATGAAGCAATTGAAGATGGTAAACAAAGTGTACACAAGATTCAATATAACTCTATATCCTTCGACATTTCTTGTTCTTGCAAGTCTTTTGAATCACTTGGAATCTTGTGTCGTCATGCTTTGAAGGTGTCTGATATCAATAATGTCACTGTTTTACCCACTCAATATATATTGAAGAGGTGGACTAGAGAAGCAAAGAAAGGGATTGTGGTAAGCAATAACATTTCTGGAGGTACAAGTGAGAATATAAAGTCTGCTAGATTGTTGCGCCTTAGTGAGCTAATGCATGAAGGAAATAGTGTTTATGACATAGCTTCATTGAGTTGCTCAGGGACTAAGATTGTGAAGGAGCTGTTAGTAAAGGCAATGAAGCGTCTTGAGAAAGACAAGGAAACTCAGGAcatgttggaaaatttgaacAAAGTTGGTAATCAGTCCAATCTTTGA
- the LOC112180068 gene encoding uncharacterized protein LOC112180068 isoform X3 → MKRDGGDCWRRWRTKAGGRKMKYLKQGMGRVCSITLSANKEEKDPAAQRKRERKIRLHRERERSQLQAFNNDYESTIVLTFDEDPAIADVRYAFEQAWADASAERNLNQLETLSKKLKAKTLRNEAPQQSIAATRLLAHEGLNAEQLARDLKSFELKVIILTLQVFRFLVFRFVKGSFKLDWGLQRPQGFIDRSSA, encoded by the exons aggaagaaaaatgaaataCTTGAAGCAGGGGATGGGCAGAGTTTGCTCAATCACTTTAAGCGCAAATAAG GAAGAGAAAGATCCTGCTGcacaaagaaagagagagagaaaaatccgGCTGcacagagaaagagaaagatcgCAGCTTCAAGCCTTCAACAATGACTACGAGTCGACGATAGTCCTGACCTTCGACGAAGATCCGGCTATCGCCGACGTCCGATACGCCTTCGAGCAAGCCTGGGCCGACGCCAGCGCTGAG AGAAATTTGAACCAGTTGGAAACATTATCTAAGAAGCTCAAGGCGAAAACTCTTCGAAATGAGGCTCCTCAACAATCCATTGCTGCCACGAG GCTTCTTGCTCATGAGGGATTAAACGCAGAGCAGCTTGCCCGGGACCTTAAGTCTTTTGAATTGAAGGTAATCATACTTACATTGCAG GTGTTCAGATTTCTGGTTTTTCGATTTGTCAAGGGGAGTTTCAAACTGGATTGGGGTTTGCAGAGGCCTCAAGGTTTCATCGATCGTTCTTCAGCTTGA